One segment of Anastrepha obliqua isolate idAnaObli1 chromosome 3, idAnaObli1_1.0, whole genome shotgun sequence DNA contains the following:
- the LOC129240686 gene encoding uncharacterized protein LOC129240686, whose product MVLTNFECWAHGGSVVGNNGLPVNSRHVDMFNPLMVQHRLDTATGASAVSHISSNGYYGFSYLNAAHEPTDNNSDVTAAHARQNINNTNINTDRCVPNANDVNGMDFGDGAAAAAAAFGNRLGATQRCKKRYFVSDDDYANCELLNNCDKGIAAGVAVAGGDVCAAKRCRFDDDYDAAQYCNDFFSLPSTQIGTQSCLMDTEDAPYNQQQQQQQPQVDVNMGVTNLSNQTGNTTTKRCRQAINYDAKRSNSFVNVYHDNINTANQNNNNKALIYNNHEIKCLSSTAAAHIPPDGAKKKRNGGDDNKCEIAEGDQSVRADIGNTYLMKQSKFPAFGAIAKISQPADIANSNEDTTGVAALYAKTHGGAFYQFTAANGGNQPYIEDI is encoded by the exons ATGGTGTTGACGAACTTTGAGTGTTGGGCACATGGTGGCTCAGTTGTTGGCAACAATGGATTGCCAGTAAATTCACGTCACGTGGATATGTTCAATCCCCTTATGGTACAGCACAGATTGGACACCGCTACGGGAGCATCGGCCGTGTCGCACATCTCGTCTAATGGCTATTACGGATTTTCCTATTTGAATGCGGCCCATGAGCCTACTGACAACAACAGCGATGTAACTGCAGCACACGCAAGACAAAACATTAACAATACGAATATTAATACCGACAGATGTGTGCCAAATGCAAATGATGTCAATGGCATGGACTTTGGTGAtggcgctgctgctgctgctgccgcatTTGGTAATCGTTTAGGTGCCACACAACGCTGCAAGAAACGATACTTTGTGAGCGATGATGACTACGCCAACTGTGAGCTACTTAACAACTGCGACAAGGGCATCGCAGCCGGCGTTGCTGTAGCCGGTGGTGATGTGTGCGCTGCCAAGCGCTGCCGCTTTGACGATGACTATGATGCCGCGCAGTATTGTAATG ATTTCTTCTCACTCCCCTCTACACAAATTGGCACCCAATCTTGTCTGATGGATACTGAGGACGCACCAtacaaccaacaacaacagcaacagcaaccacAGGTAGATGTCAATATGGGCGTCACAAATCTCAGCAATCAAACAGGCAATACAACAA CAAAAAGATGTCGGCAAGCCATAAATTACGACGCCAAGCGTAGCAACAGTTTTGTAAACGTTTATCATGATAACATTAATACAGCTaaccaaaacaataataacaaggCACTCATTTACAACAACCATGAAATCAAGTGTTTGTCCAGCACTGCTGCGGCGCACATCCCACCGGATGGtgcgaagaagaaaagaaatggTGGTGATGACAATAAATGTGAGATTGCTGAAGGTGATCAGAGCGTTCGTGCTGATATTGGCAATACATATCTAATGAAACAATCAAAATTTCCTGCATTTGGTGCTATTGCTAAGATTTCGCAACCCGCTGATATAGCAAATAGCAATGAAGATACCACTGGAGTGGCAGCATTGTATGCCAAAACACATGGCGGCGCTTTCTACCAGTTTACAGCGGCCAATGGTGGTAATCAGCCGTACATTGAGGATATTTGA